The region GCCATAGCTATGACCGCTGATGTTGGGGCAGTTTTATTGCAAGAGATCTCCGAAATGGCTACTcgcttttcttttgtttttcttggggTCAAACCCTCGAACCTGCGTTTACCAGTCGCGATATTCTGTACCCCCCAGCCTCGAATGGTAACCCGTTCTTAAAACGGCCTCTCCAAAGAACTACAAACCAACATGCCAACCATGGACGAGGCTGGGAGAAAACCGACTTAGCTAGCCAcgtgtattgttttatttttggttttgtattacggtaacgttagctagccagcaAGCGGCTGGGTCAGCATGCGTTTGGGGGCATCATGTATTGTCAGTTGCATTTTGTATAGGAATAAATCGCATCTTAAGTTTAGCTGACTTTTTCCTCTCTTGGTTAAAGTTGCCGTTTTTGTTAACCCTTGGTGAGACGGAGTAACCTTAGACTAATAAAATAGAGTATTTTGGCTTAAAACTAACTCGATCCGCCTATTTTTGCAGCATGATCATAACTAATTAAAACCAaattatttcccaaaatgtaatCCCTTCCCCTGCGCACCCTTGAgtcaatagaaaataaaatgacttaAGTTCTCATCCGCCACTTTGTTTAGAGTTAGAGTAGCTAACGTTATTCCAATTAGCTTTTGTAGAATTCTTTGCTTTGTCTTGTTTCCAAAAGGGAACTTCTCATCCACACAATGTGCTAGTTAGGGTTAATTAAACGACAAAACTACAGAAGGAAAGCGATAACCATCTGTATTTCACAATGGGGGACCCAAACTCCcgaagaaaacaaacaatgaacAGACTACGTGCTCAGCTTCGGAAGAAAAAGGAGTCTCTTGCTGACCAGTTTGATTTTAAGATGTACATCGCTTTCGTGTTCAAGGAAAAGGTGAGTTTGACCTGGTCCACTATAGGACGGTCTCAAATAAGTTATATTTAAAACGATATCTCAGGTATGATGGAGTATGGTTATtgtacatttcccacaatgtcAGTTATGTCAGCAGAGTCACACGACTGCCAGATTATATACCCATCCCATTCAGCATTGTCAAACTCCAGACCGAGAATTGacagcatcaactgtacaggcAACAGGAACAGTTGGGGACATTCAGTTGTCACTTAACGTTTTCCGTCGACGGCCAGCCTGTGTGACTTGCATAATTCAGTGAGCTGTGCCGCTGTCTGATTTCCACAGTATTTAAACAGCATGTCTGCTTTCAGCGATAAGAGCCGCACTCGATTCGGTTCAACTGGTCGTTATAAGTAACCCATAATCAGTAAGTCTTGACCCTACCTCGCCTCTCTCGTTCTCTAGAAGAAGAAATCTGCACTTTTCGAAGTAGCTGAAGTGGTACCAGTGATGACCAATAACTACGAAGAGAATATTATTAAAGGCGTGCGGGATTCCAGCTACTCGTTAGAAAGTTCACTAGAACTGCTGCAGAAGGACGTGGTACAATTACATGCCCCTCGCTACCAGTCGATGCGTAGGGTAAGTACTTTAAGTAAATGCATATCATTATTTTGGTACCAGCTTGCGATTAAGAAGtgataaatggtaaatttgatgaaaaaaaaaagtgataaaTCTTTGGGTGAAGCACAGAATGTTAAATTGCTTCATCCACACCCATAGTGACATTGTGTGCCTACTACCTAGGGTTAACAAGCATAAAAATTATTTCCTCATTTTAAAGGGGATATATGTGAAGGATTAAGTTGTACAGTGAGTGATcgatttttgtgtgtgtaatatttttttctaattttaaaGGGAATTGCATGGTAAGAATAAAACAATTGTACAAGTCGTGTGGAAAGTAGTTATCTGTCTTTGCTTTTTCCCCCTTGCTAATATGTGGATGTAAAGCTGTCTTGTCGTACTGTTCAGAGCATTTCTTTTAAAGTCCTTGCGAATAAGGGCATCTGCCGaataatgtacatgtacaaCGGATATGATCTCAGCCTGTCTCCCCTGTCTTATTCCATTTCAGGATGTCATAGGATGCACCCAGGAGATGGACTTCATCCTCTGGCCACGCAATGACATTGAGAAGATAGTCTGTCTTCTGTTCTCTAGATGGAAGGGTTCTGAAGATGAACCTTTTCGGCCTGTTCAGGTGAGTTCAGCCTTCTCAAAAATCTTCCTAGTCTGTTTAGAACTTTTTTTTGCCCAAATATTTACTATTTTTGTCATCTGTATGACTGTTGGAgtaatattcataaatatttcactgctgctttaaatgttttcatgtaACACTACTGCTGCAGCATGGGTTATTAAGTCAGCCCAGATTTCTCACTTCAGCAGGTATGCTATAAATAAACACTgctcctttaaaaataaataagatgacCCTTTAAATTATTCTGGACTTGCCTTTTGGTGCTCCCATTAGACTGGTATCTTTTAAGCAATCTGTGCACCTCCAAAGCGGCTACCTGTTGAAGTGTATTCATCCCTGCACGCAGGCCAAGTTTGAATTTCATCACGGAGACTACGAGAAGCAGTTCTTGCACGCCGTGAGCCGAAAGGACAAGGCAGGAATGGTCATGAACAACCCCAGTCAGTCTGTGTTCCTCTTTATGGACAGACAGCACTTACAGGCAAGTTTGTGCTGTCATGCACTaattctgttcctcactcttCACTGCATGCCAccctttaatttttaatttggaTGTGTCCTGGATATTAGGGCATTCTTTGTGGTTGTATTTAAGTTATGATTTTGTATAGTCCATTTTAATCTTTTGATATCACTtgcttttattgtatttgttttggtaATAGCTTAATGGCTACAGATTTTCAAGTTGTCCACTATTTTGTTGGAACTTTTTTCTCAGATTGTGTTTGAGTAATGTTGTTTTCTACCAATTGAGCAGACTCCAAAAACCAAGGCCACCGTTTTCAAGTTGTGCAGCATCTGCCTCTACCTGCCACAGGACCAGCTGACCTCCTGGGGCATGGGTGGCATCGAGGACCACCTCCGTCCGTACATGCCAGACTAGAGTCTCCGCTAAGCCACGCAGGGAAGATGGCCCAATAATCACTGCAGCAAGCTCGCCTCCTCGCCTTCAGATCCTTTCATTGAATACCAGTGAACTTGTACTTGGAACACTCCCTTTGTGTTAATCTTCTCATTTTCACcatggattttattttattcgctcacttcatttgttcattcgttcattttctttttcttatccATGAATTTTGGTTTAATTTTGCACTGATTTTTGTGATTATCATGATTGTAAATTACCGAGCTGACAGGAGACATGCTATACAGGGCTTTTTAAGTCATCACTCAAATCTGTAATGAGGGAGGGCAGGTGAGTTTTAGAGGACTGTCTTACGATCAACTCTGTTcaatattaaagaaaaaaagaaaaaaaaagtgaaaaattctTGTCAACGGTCAAACTGTAGGTACCACTTGGTCTTTTTCCCAGTtgacacattttcagttttgctgGATCTCATTTTTTGGGGTATCTCCCTGCTTTGGCTAAGacttatataatttttttttgtttttttttggagattTCTAAAAGTTTATCCCTGGCAGACCCAAGGTAAGACCTGGCGCATGAATAGCTCAAAGGAAAGTTTGAAATTGTGATGCAGAACTGCAAAAATATGCTAGAAATAGTTTTTGGTGCATAAGACACATTGATGGCACACAAGCAATTCATGCACTGTATTCTGGCTACCAGGAAACATTTTAATGTGGGGACGTGTGGTGTTCTATATGGGGGGAGTTTAAAAAGGGGTAGCACATGTAACTAGGAAATAAAACTGGGGTGATAAATTTCTGGAACTgtatttgcttttttgtttgcttttggggACAGATGGAAATGTTGGTTACTTGTTGTTTTGGAGCTTTGTTGGAGGGCAAGTATTTGTAAGCTTAATTTACTGGATACAAGGCACATCTGCAATTTTCTTTGCCTTGATAAATCAATTAAAACCTGAATTTAAAGCAGATGTTCTTGGTTGGTTCCTCATATTGTTCTCAAAATTAATTTTCTTAGAATGTATACAATTACGAATGTATACAATTTCCTTGGTTCAGTCGAACTTGGCTCCCATTTGAATTCTTCATAAATTCTCTGGATTTGTCTACTAAATGTGACTTACAAATTGATTATATCGTTGCTGATCAGGAGAGCAAACGCTGTGTACTACACAGAAACTAAGGTAATGAACCATGATATTTATAGGATAAATCATCTCCaccattataaaaaaaaaaaagaaaagaaaaatcttagACGTATTAGATTGTCAGTAGCTTTGAGCAACTTGAGATCCTTAAGTGTCCAGGTTATTAACATTCAACTTGCTTTGCTGTGGCTTCCTCTTGCTCTGCGAGTGCTGTATTAAACTAAGTTAGGCATGCTACAACCTGTCTGGCCAATAGCAAGTAGGATATTGGCAgcattcatttgttttctggtttattaatgaaacaaaatactTGTGGTTAGAACATTGGAACTGAAT is a window of Conger conger chromosome 1, fConCon1.1, whole genome shotgun sequence DNA encoding:
- the c1h6orf62 gene encoding uncharacterized protein C6orf62 homolog; amino-acid sequence: MGDPNSRRKQTMNRLRAQLRKKKESLADQFDFKMYIAFVFKEKKKKSALFEVAEVVPVMTNNYEENIIKGVRDSSYSLESSLELLQKDVVQLHAPRYQSMRRDVIGCTQEMDFILWPRNDIEKIVCLLFSRWKGSEDEPFRPVQAKFEFHHGDYEKQFLHAVSRKDKAGMVMNNPSQSVFLFMDRQHLQTPKTKATVFKLCSICLYLPQDQLTSWGMGGIEDHLRPYMPD